The Setaria italica strain Yugu1 chromosome IX, Setaria_italica_v2.0, whole genome shotgun sequence genome has a window encoding:
- the LOC101766490 gene encoding peroxidase A2, protein MASSSSAPRAAAVVAGVLVVMAALCLHGATAQLCEEYYDDTCPNAYDTVKQVLIDAHDSDTRIFASLIRLHFHDCFVQGCDGSLLLDTVPGMQSEKESPPNNASARGFEVVDAAKAALEAACPGVVSCADILAIAAEISVELSGGPSWGVLLGRLDGKTSDFNGSLDLPAPTDNLTVLQQKFSNLSLNDVDLVALSGGHTFGRVQCQFVTDRLYNFSGTNMPDPTLDSAYRAFLSQRCPRNGNGSVLNDLDPTTPDTFDNNYYTNIEVNRGILNSDQELKSSPQAQGTTAPIVDQFASSQDAFFASFAQSMINMGNIRPLTDPSVGEVRTNCRRVNGR, encoded by the exons atggcttcttcttcctctgctcctcgtgcagccgccgtcgtcgccggcgtgctGGTGGTGATGGCCGCCCTGTGCCTCCACGGCGCAACGGCGCAGCTGTGCGAGGAGTACTACGACGACACGTGCCCCAACGCCTACGACACCGTGAAGCAGGTGCTCATCGACGCGCACGACTCGGACACCCGCATCTTCGCCAGCCTCatccgcctccacttccacgactgctttgTCCAG GGCTGCGACGGGTCGCTGCTGCTGGACACAGTCCCCGGGATGCAGTCGGAGAAGGAGTCGCCGCCCAACAACGCCTCGGCGCGCGGGTTCGAGGTCGTGGACGCCGCCAAGGCGGCGCTGGAGGCCGCCTGCCCCGGtgtcgtctcctgcgccgacatcctcgccaTCGCCGCAGAGATCTCCGTCGAGCTG TCAGGAGGACCCAGTTGGGGTGTCCTTCTGGGAAGGCTGGACGGCAAGACCTCCGACTTCAACGGGTCCCTGGATCTTCCGGCGCCCACCGACAACCTCACCGTACTTCAGCAGAAGTTCAGTAACCTCAGCCTCAACGACGTCGACCTTGTCGCCCTCTCAG GGGGGCACACGTTCGGCCGGGTACAATGCCAGTTCGTCACGGACCGGCTCTACAACTTCAGCGGCACCAACATGCCGGACCCGACCCTGGACTCGGCTTACCGAGCGTTCCTATCGCAGAGGTGCCCGAGGAATGGCAACGGTTCGGTCTTGAACGACCTCGACCCGACGACACCGGACACCTTCGACAACAACTACTACACCAACATCGAGGTGAACCGGGGTATCCTCAACTCCGACCAGGAGCTCAAGTCGTCGCCCCAGGCGCAGGGCACCACGGCACCCATCGTCGACCAGTTTGCGAGCAGCCAGGACGCCTTCTTTGCGAGCTTTGCACAGTCCATGATCAACATGGGGAACATTAGGCCCCTGACGGACCCATCCGTAGGTGAGGTCCGTACCAACTGCAGAAGAGTCAATGGAAGATAA
- the LOC101773380 gene encoding serine carboxypeptidase-like 50 translates to MEIKHRHLPLVFLLALSLLSLTFRYHLFLAQCSSPYTADVLLCRLAATNVTALATATLLLVSLQGGLGCSSVIDNVAELGPYLLLNSTGLSRNRNRWNHHFIVIFIDNPLGSGFSAPASKLDIPRDEPTIAAHLLVAHQSFMALNQSFRACPLFFAGESYAGKYIPVVTKHILDSNNKLPVGRRVNLQGIAISNIMTHPIAQVTMHADQAYFAGLINAK, encoded by the exons ATGGAGATAAAGCACCGCCATCTCCCACtggtcttcctcctcgcgctctcGCTCCTCTCCCTCACCTTCCGTTACCACCTATTCCTTGCCCAATGCTCATCCCCGTACACCGCCGACGTGCTCCTTTGCCGTCTCGCCGCCACTAAT GTCACCGCACTAGCGACCGCCACACTGCTGCTCGTATCGTTACAAGGCGGGCTCGGGTGCTCCTCGGTCATTGACAACGTCGCCGAGCTTGGCCCCTACCTCCTCCTCAACTCCACAGGGCTCTCGCGCAACCGGAACCGTTGGAACCACCACTTCATCGTCATCTTCATTGACAACCCGCTCGGGTCTGGCTTCAGCGCGCCAGCATCCAAGTTAGACATCCCCAGGGACGAGCCCACCATCGCCGCGCACCTCCTCGTGGCTCACCAGTCATTCATGGCACTCAACCAGAGCTTCCGCGCATGCCCGCTATTCTTTGCCGGCGAGAGCTACGCTGGCAAGTACATCCCCGTGGTCACCAAGCACATCCTCGACTCGAACAACAAGCTCCCCGTGGGCCGGAGAGTGAACCTGCAGGGCATCGCCATCAGCAACATCATGACACACCCCATCGCACAGGTTACCATGCACGCCGACCAGGCCTACTTTGCTGGGCTGATCAACGCCAAGTAG